Proteins from a single region of Cryptosporangium minutisporangium:
- a CDS encoding glycoside hydrolase family 3 protein — protein sequence MLLAIVGVVVLGLVVSGVWTACTGPDDRDDAATDRTAAPSPSPSLVVPTGDPATQARAIAGRLADVDLVGQMLMPFVYGDDPDDVTDATRKLNLARTGAGTPSEIVAKYRLGGVILVRRASDDPTAATNPASNVGTPEQVRRFTDGLRKSAGKLPAGVPLMIGVDQEHGTVTRIRDGVTRLPTAMAFGAADDPALTEQAAHVSGTELATLGIDVDFAPDADVIGGPGNVVIGSRSYGADPTAVGKQVTATVRGYQKAGVATALKHFPGHGHTDVDSHEALPVLGQDRRTLEREDLAPFRAGIDAGSEIVMSGHLDAQAIDPGTPASLSRKVLIDLLRGEMGFTGMVVTDGLDMKALTDKYSAGEVAVRAVLAGNDLLLLPPDVAAAQRALLAALKSGRLPRERAVEAVTRILTVKLTQRPTPSGLETLRSPQHQAVVDEVAAKAVTVLRGKCDGALVRGPVTITGGSAEARDFLTAALGRQGVRVGAGGDSIHLTGYLDGAADLRPATVTVATDTPYLLASAKSPTLVATYGNVEASMKALAAVLTGKAKAGGRSPVPVSGLPRSAC from the coding sequence CTGCTGTTGGCGATCGTCGGCGTCGTCGTCCTCGGTCTCGTCGTCAGCGGCGTCTGGACGGCCTGCACCGGCCCGGACGACCGCGACGACGCGGCCACTGACCGGACGGCCGCGCCGTCTCCGTCGCCGTCCTTAGTCGTGCCGACCGGAGACCCCGCCACCCAGGCGCGCGCCATCGCTGGTCGGTTGGCCGACGTGGATTTGGTCGGGCAGATGCTGATGCCGTTCGTCTACGGCGACGATCCGGACGACGTCACCGACGCCACCCGGAAGTTGAACCTGGCCCGGACCGGTGCGGGGACGCCGTCCGAGATCGTCGCGAAGTACCGGCTCGGCGGCGTCATCCTGGTGCGCCGGGCCAGCGACGACCCCACGGCCGCCACCAACCCGGCATCCAACGTGGGGACACCCGAGCAGGTGCGCCGGTTCACCGACGGGCTACGGAAGAGCGCCGGGAAGCTGCCCGCGGGTGTTCCGCTGATGATCGGCGTCGACCAGGAGCACGGCACCGTGACCCGGATCCGGGACGGCGTCACCCGACTGCCGACCGCGATGGCGTTCGGTGCCGCCGACGACCCGGCGCTCACCGAGCAGGCCGCTCACGTGTCCGGTACCGAGCTCGCGACCCTCGGCATCGACGTCGACTTCGCACCGGACGCCGACGTGATCGGCGGCCCGGGCAACGTCGTGATCGGGTCGCGTTCGTACGGTGCCGATCCCACCGCCGTCGGCAAGCAGGTGACCGCGACCGTCCGGGGGTACCAAAAAGCAGGAGTGGCCACCGCACTCAAGCACTTCCCTGGCCACGGGCACACCGACGTCGACAGCCACGAGGCCCTTCCGGTGCTCGGGCAGGACCGGCGGACGCTGGAGCGCGAGGACCTGGCACCCTTCCGCGCCGGGATCGACGCGGGTAGCGAGATCGTGATGTCCGGTCACCTGGACGCGCAGGCGATCGACCCGGGGACGCCCGCCTCGCTGAGCCGCAAGGTCCTCATCGACCTGCTGCGCGGGGAGATGGGCTTCACCGGCATGGTCGTCACCGACGGCCTGGACATGAAGGCGCTGACCGACAAGTACTCGGCGGGTGAGGTGGCGGTGCGGGCGGTGCTGGCCGGGAACGACCTGCTGCTGTTGCCGCCGGACGTCGCGGCGGCGCAGCGGGCGCTACTGGCGGCGCTGAAGTCCGGACGCCTGCCGCGCGAGCGGGCGGTCGAGGCGGTCACCCGGATCCTCACCGTCAAGCTGACGCAGCGACCCACCCCGTCCGGCCTCGAGACGTTGCGGTCCCCCCAGCACCAGGCCGTCGTGGACGAGGTGGCCGCGAAGGCCGTGACGGTGTTGCGCGGGAAGTGCGACGGCGCGCTCGTTCGCGGGCCGGTGACGATCACCGGTGGCTCGGCGGAGGCGCGGGACTTCCTGACCGCCGCGCTCGGCAGGCAGGGTGTGCGGGTCGGCGCGGGCGGTGACTCGATCCACCTGACCGGGTACCTGGACGGGGCCGCGGATCTGCGGCCGGCGACGGTCACGGTCGCGACCGACACGCCGTACCTGCTGGCGTCCGCGAAGTCGCCGACGCTGGTGGCGACCTACGGCAACGTCGAGGCGTCGATGAAGGCGCTCGCGGCGGTGCTCACCGGGAAGGCGAAGGCGGGAGGCCGCTCACCCGTGCCAGTGAGCGGCCTGCCCCGTTCCGCCTGCTGA
- a CDS encoding potassium channel family protein: protein MQRWGSGDGWLTRARRNGAYERFVDRTDDVMLVLALVFVVVLVWPLLNPDLPPGLREVLHWADVTIWAVFAAEYSVRLLLAPNRWRFVREHIPDLVVVAVPPLRGLRFLAVLARLLGLVSMVGRLSRQSLQVRTGTYTGILAIGVLFTGAVTVYDAERTHPDANIRTFSDALWWAMTTMTTVGYGDRFPVTTQGRLMAGVLMLAGIAILGIVTASIAAWFIGQFSAVSEAVENAVESVESVEDAVESVEDATEETAEEVERVVDQQAELLAAVRDLSHRLSRLESRVDDAVRHLDAPRHAEKGGTGTEPALMRDDQGI from the coding sequence ATGCAGAGGTGGGGTTCCGGCGACGGTTGGCTGACGAGGGCCCGCCGTAACGGCGCCTACGAACGCTTCGTCGACCGCACCGACGACGTCATGCTGGTGCTCGCCCTGGTGTTCGTCGTGGTGCTGGTCTGGCCGTTGCTCAACCCCGACCTCCCGCCCGGCCTGCGGGAGGTCCTGCACTGGGCCGACGTCACGATCTGGGCGGTGTTCGCGGCCGAGTACAGCGTGCGGCTGCTGCTCGCCCCGAACCGGTGGCGATTCGTCCGGGAGCACATCCCGGACCTCGTCGTGGTGGCGGTGCCGCCGCTGCGCGGCCTGCGGTTCCTCGCCGTGCTGGCACGGCTGCTCGGTCTGGTCAGCATGGTGGGGCGGCTGTCCAGGCAGAGCCTGCAGGTGCGCACCGGGACCTATACCGGGATCCTCGCGATCGGCGTGCTGTTCACAGGTGCGGTGACGGTCTACGACGCCGAGCGGACGCATCCGGACGCCAACATCCGGACGTTCTCGGACGCCCTCTGGTGGGCGATGACGACGATGACGACCGTCGGGTACGGCGACCGATTCCCGGTGACCACCCAGGGCCGGCTGATGGCGGGCGTCCTGATGCTCGCTGGGATCGCGATCCTGGGCATCGTCACCGCGAGTATCGCGGCCTGGTTCATCGGACAGTTCTCCGCCGTCTCCGAGGCGGTGGAGAACGCGGTCGAGTCCGTCGAGTCGGTGGAGGACGCCGTCGAGTCGGTGGAGGACGCCACCGAGGAGACCGCGGAGGAGGTCGAGCGGGTCGTCGATCAGCAGGCGGAGCTGCTCGCCGCAGTGAGAGATCTCTCTCACCGGCTCTCGCGTTTGGAGAGTCGAGTTGACGATGCGGTGCGGCATCTTGACGCCCCGCGACACGCCGAAAAGGGCGGAACCGGTACAGAACCGGCTCTGATGCGCGACGATCAGGGCATCTGA
- a CDS encoding DUF3145 domain-containing protein — MPARGVLYVHSCPPAVCPHVEWAVARVLGVPVNLKWTAQPADPTTLRTESQWTGSPGTAGEIATALRAWPMTRFEITEEPSPGVDGERIMHVPGRGVHRSTMSANGDIMVSEDRLRSLLATAAGPDALAHGLEKLLAAEWDLELEPYRHAGDGAPVTWLHRTG, encoded by the coding sequence GTGCCAGCACGTGGCGTTCTGTACGTCCACTCCTGCCCGCCTGCGGTGTGCCCGCATGTGGAGTGGGCTGTCGCACGGGTCCTTGGCGTGCCCGTGAACTTGAAGTGGACGGCGCAACCAGCCGATCCCACGACCCTGCGTACCGAGTCCCAGTGGACCGGTAGTCCAGGGACCGCGGGCGAGATCGCCACTGCTCTGCGCGCCTGGCCGATGACCAGGTTCGAGATCACCGAGGAGCCCAGCCCGGGCGTCGACGGCGAGCGGATCATGCACGTCCCGGGCCGGGGCGTCCACCGCAGCACGATGAGCGCCAACGGCGACATCATGGTGTCCGAGGACCGGCTCCGGAGCCTGCTGGCGACCGCGGCAGGTCCGGACGCGCTGGCGCACGGCCTGGAGAAGCTGCTCGCGGCCGAGTGGGACCTGGAGCTGGAGCCGTACCGCCATGCGGGCGACGGCGCCCCGGTCACGTGGCTCCACCGGACGGGCTGA
- a CDS encoding acyl-CoA carboxylase subunit beta: MLASNPSTVLEDAVDFRDPELRLRNLFDPNTLRLIAGPDGSGVVTARGQVDGVDTIAYCTDATTMGGAMGTLGCQHVVEAIDTAVVERAPVIGVWHSGGARLAEGVSALHAVGTVFAAMVRASGKVPQISVVLGPAAGGAAYGPALTDIVIMGPAGRVFVTGPEVVRSVTGENVDMARLGGPEPHGRRSGVVHVVTESEEAALGRARDLAVLLGRQGRLSVDDAVDGPNPAELLPEKANRAYDVRPVVAAILDEPGVDLHAKWAPNMVTTLGRLAGRTIGVLANNPLRMGGCLDSAAAEKAARFVRMCDAFGVPLVVLVDVPGYLPGVAQEWDGVVRRGAKLLHAFAESVVPRVTLVTRKAYGGAYIAMNARALGATAVYAWPTAETAVMGAVAAVNVLHRKKLAAAPAEEREALRAALVAKQEEEAGGVQRALELGVVDEMIDPAHTRRRLAQALASVPEVRGAHGNIPL, from the coding sequence GTGCTCGCCAGTAATCCGTCCACCGTCCTCGAGGACGCGGTCGACTTCCGTGACCCGGAGTTGCGTCTACGCAACCTCTTCGACCCGAACACGCTCCGGCTGATCGCCGGGCCGGACGGCTCCGGCGTGGTGACCGCGCGCGGCCAGGTGGACGGCGTCGACACGATCGCCTACTGCACCGACGCCACCACGATGGGCGGCGCAATGGGGACGCTGGGCTGCCAGCACGTCGTCGAGGCCATCGACACCGCGGTCGTCGAGCGCGCCCCGGTGATCGGCGTCTGGCACTCCGGCGGCGCCCGGCTGGCTGAGGGTGTCTCCGCGCTGCACGCGGTCGGGACGGTGTTCGCCGCGATGGTGCGGGCCTCGGGCAAGGTGCCGCAGATCTCGGTCGTGCTCGGCCCGGCCGCCGGTGGCGCGGCCTACGGACCGGCGCTCACCGACATCGTGATCATGGGTCCGGCCGGGCGGGTGTTCGTCACCGGACCCGAGGTCGTGCGCAGCGTCACCGGCGAGAACGTCGACATGGCGCGGCTGGGTGGCCCCGAGCCGCACGGCCGCCGGTCGGGCGTCGTGCACGTGGTCACCGAGTCCGAAGAGGCGGCGCTGGGACGGGCCCGGGACCTCGCTGTCCTGCTCGGCCGCCAGGGCCGGCTCTCGGTGGACGACGCGGTCGACGGACCGAACCCGGCCGAGCTGCTGCCGGAGAAAGCGAACCGCGCGTACGACGTGCGGCCGGTGGTCGCCGCCATCCTGGACGAGCCGGGCGTCGACCTGCACGCCAAGTGGGCGCCGAACATGGTGACCACGCTCGGCCGGCTGGCCGGGCGCACGATCGGCGTGCTCGCGAACAACCCGCTGCGGATGGGCGGCTGCCTGGATTCGGCCGCCGCAGAGAAGGCAGCCCGGTTCGTCCGGATGTGTGACGCGTTCGGGGTTCCGCTCGTCGTCCTGGTGGACGTCCCGGGCTACCTGCCTGGCGTGGCGCAGGAGTGGGACGGCGTCGTGCGGCGCGGAGCGAAGCTGCTGCACGCGTTCGCCGAGTCGGTGGTGCCCCGGGTGACGCTCGTGACGCGCAAGGCGTACGGCGGCGCGTACATCGCGATGAACGCCCGGGCTCTGGGGGCGACCGCCGTGTATGCATGGCCGACCGCCGAAACGGCGGTCATGGGAGCGGTCGCCGCCGTCAACGTCCTCCACCGGAAGAAGCTGGCCGCGGCGCCCGCCGAAGAACGGGAGGCGCTCCGGGCCGCGCTCGTCGCGAAGCAGGAGGAGGAGGCCGGCGGTGTGCAGCGTGCGCTGGAGCTCGGAGTGGTCGACGAGATGATCGACCCCGCGCACACGCGGCGCCGGCTCGCCCAGGCGCTGGCGTCCGTCCCCGAGGTGCGCGGAGCCCACGGCAACATCCCGCTCTAG